One window of the Candidatus Jettenia sp. genome contains the following:
- a CDS encoding type II toxin-antitoxin system RelE/ParE family toxin has translation MGKFKVVFSDKAEKDTDTLTDDDFNRIVTGCKRLEDNPIPDGKHIKKLKGYEDLYRLRIGDYRIIFEWKGSQINIARVLTRQGFGKKY, from the coding sequence GTGGGAAAGTTTAAAGTCGTCTTTTCTGATAAGGCAGAAAAGGATACAGATACCCTAACAGATGATGACTTTAATCGTATTGTAACTGGATGTAAAAGACTCGAGGATAATCCCATTCCTGACGGCAAGCATATAAAGAAGCTTAAGGGCTATGAAGATCTTTACCGCTTACGAATTGGAGATTACAGAATCATCTTTGAATGGAAAGGATCGCAAATTAACATTGCAAGGGTTCTTACCCGGCAGGGCTTTGGAAAAAAATATTAA
- the thrS gene encoding threonine--tRNA ligase — translation MVKVTLPDGTKKECKDTLAASVVTGNTKEDLEILRHSAAHIMAQAVSRLFPGVKLGIGPTIENGFYYDFGLQHGLSEEDLKKIEDEMSRIIREDLVFKRTELPRDAAIKKMEALGQPFKVELIKDIESDTVSFYSQDDFVDLCRGPHIHRTGALKVFKLLNVAGAYWRGKETNPMLQRIYGTAFFTQAELEKYLKFLEEAEKRDHRKIGKDLDLFSFHEEGGPGLTFWHPKGARMRNLIENFWREEHFKRGYEILYSPHIAKINLWKTSGHWNFYRESMYSPIDVEGQEYILKPMNCPFAVLMYKTKLHSYRELPLRWGELGTVYRYERSGVLHGLLRVRGFTQDDAHIFCTPDQLEDEILGVLELAQFMLSSFGFHEYEIELSVRGKGEKEKYIGRDDVWDHAENALKIALDKKGLPYTRMEGEAKFYGPAIDIKVRDALGRGWQGPTIQVDFNLPERFDVKYVGSDGFHHQVVMVHRTVLGAMERFIGCLIEHYAGDFPLWIAPIQMRILPITDTHIEYAKKLQAMLLSKSFRVECDTGNAKINYKIREGTLEKIPYLLIVGDKEMQDGTVSVRSRRKGNEGAVSVEDFIKNIDAEIQEKR, via the coding sequence ATGGTTAAGGTTACATTGCCTGACGGAACAAAAAAAGAGTGTAAAGATACTCTGGCTGCATCTGTAGTTACCGGGAATACAAAAGAAGATTTGGAAATTCTTCGTCATAGTGCAGCTCACATTATGGCACAAGCGGTCAGCAGGTTATTTCCTGGTGTGAAACTCGGTATAGGTCCTACTATTGAGAATGGATTCTATTACGATTTTGGTCTTCAGCACGGTCTGTCTGAAGAGGATCTGAAAAAAATTGAAGATGAAATGTCCAGAATTATTCGGGAGGATCTTGTCTTTAAAAGGACGGAATTGCCTCGTGACGCCGCTATAAAGAAGATGGAAGCTCTTGGACAGCCTTTTAAAGTGGAACTTATTAAGGATATCGAGAGTGATACGGTATCATTTTATTCACAAGACGACTTTGTAGATTTGTGTCGTGGACCCCATATTCATCGGACAGGCGCACTAAAGGTCTTTAAACTTCTGAACGTAGCAGGCGCTTATTGGCGTGGAAAAGAGACGAATCCCATGCTACAGCGCATTTATGGTACTGCATTTTTTACTCAGGCTGAGCTTGAGAAATATTTAAAATTTCTGGAAGAGGCAGAAAAACGGGATCATCGAAAAATAGGCAAAGATTTAGATCTCTTTAGCTTCCATGAAGAGGGGGGACCGGGGTTAACCTTTTGGCATCCAAAAGGCGCCCGGATGCGGAATCTGATAGAGAATTTTTGGAGAGAAGAACATTTCAAGCGGGGGTATGAGATCCTTTATAGTCCGCACATAGCAAAAATCAATTTATGGAAGACCAGTGGTCATTGGAATTTTTATCGGGAGAGTATGTACTCGCCTATAGATGTTGAGGGGCAGGAATATATCCTGAAGCCTATGAATTGCCCCTTTGCTGTGCTTATGTATAAGACGAAACTCCATAGTTACCGTGAGCTTCCCCTACGATGGGGGGAACTAGGGACTGTATACCGATACGAGAGGTCCGGTGTCTTACATGGCTTGCTGCGTGTACGAGGGTTTACTCAGGATGATGCTCATATATTCTGTACCCCTGATCAGCTAGAGGATGAGATACTGGGGGTATTAGAACTGGCCCAGTTTATGCTATCAAGCTTTGGGTTTCATGAATATGAGATAGAATTAAGTGTGCGTGGCAAGGGTGAAAAAGAAAAGTATATAGGACGGGATGATGTTTGGGATCATGCCGAAAACGCCTTAAAAATTGCCCTTGATAAGAAAGGGTTGCCGTATACCCGTATGGAAGGAGAGGCAAAATTTTATGGTCCGGCCATTGATATTAAGGTTAGGGATGCTCTTGGAAGAGGATGGCAAGGGCCTACCATTCAGGTAGATTTTAACCTTCCTGAGAGGTTTGATGTGAAGTATGTTGGTTCAGACGGTTTTCATCATCAGGTAGTAATGGTTCATCGTACAGTCCTGGGCGCTATGGAACGATTTATAGGATGTTTGATAGAACACTATGCTGGTGATTTTCCGTTATGGATAGCGCCAATTCAAATGCGGATATTGCCGATTACTGATACGCATATTGAGTATGCAAAAAAATTGCAAGCGATGTTGCTTTCAAAGAGTTTTAGGGTAGAATGTGATACAGGGAATGCAAAGATTAATTATAAAATACGGGAAGGCACCCTGGAAAAAATTCCTTATTTATTGATTGTTGGTGATAAAGAAATGCAGGATGGCACTGTTTCTGTCAGAAGTAGAAGGAAAGGGAATGAGGGGGCAGTTTCTGTTGAAGATTTTATAAAAAATATCGATGCTGAAATTCAGGAAAAGAGATAG
- the infC gene encoding translation initiation factor IF-3: MIDENGAQVGVISKEEALAKAKSVEQDLVEVAPDANPPVCRIMNYGKYKYKQKKKMHQKQHVVQLKELRIRPKTGEHDIQTKIRQARKFLESKNRVLINMLFKGRERAHSELGENILKQFATALEDIAKVEKEKIADERKMGMILAPK, translated from the coding sequence TTGATAGACGAGAATGGTGCACAGGTTGGGGTGATTAGCAAAGAAGAAGCCCTTGCAAAAGCAAAGAGCGTGGAGCAAGACCTTGTTGAGGTAGCTCCGGATGCAAATCCTCCTGTTTGCCGGATTATGAACTACGGCAAGTATAAATATAAACAAAAGAAAAAGATGCATCAAAAGCAGCATGTAGTTCAATTGAAAGAATTAAGAATAAGGCCAAAAACCGGAGAACATGATATTCAAACGAAGATTCGTCAGGCGAGGAAATTTTTAGAAAGCAAAAATCGTGTACTTATCAATATGCTGTTTAAAGGAAGAGAACGGGCTCATTCTGAGCTGGGAGAAAATATTTTAAAACAGTTTGCTACCGCATTAGAGGATATTGCTAAGGTAGAAAAGGAAAAGATAGCAGATGAGCGAAAAATGGGAATGATCCTGGCGCCTAAGTGA
- the rpmI gene encoding 50S ribosomal protein L35, giving the protein MPKLKTHKGLKKRIKISAKGKVKRPKAGKSHLMSGKPGRKKGHLRKKDEVSPAFSKNMKRALRLR; this is encoded by the coding sequence ATGCCAAAATTAAAAACCCATAAAGGGCTTAAGAAAAGAATAAAGATTAGTGCTAAAGGCAAGGTAAAGAGGCCGAAGGCCGGGAAAAGCCACTTGATGTCCGGAAAGCCAGGAAGGAAAAAGGGACATTTGAGAAAAAAAGATGAAGTATCCCCTGCTTTCAGTAAGAATATGAAAAGGGCTTTACGATTGCGTTAA
- the rplT gene encoding 50S ribosomal protein L20 encodes MPRATKGAARKRSRKRLLNKTEGYWGGRGNLYRKAMETYIRAMVFSFRDRKARKRKFRELWISRINAAVRERGMSYSRFISGLVKANVDLNRKMLAEMAVNDKPAFDKLVEQVKAAAG; translated from the coding sequence ATGCCAAGAGCAACAAAAGGTGCTGCAAGAAAAAGGTCAAGAAAAAGGTTATTAAACAAAACAGAGGGCTACTGGGGCGGAAGAGGTAACTTATACCGCAAGGCCATGGAGACCTATATCCGTGCCATGGTCTTTTCATTCCGGGACAGGAAGGCACGTAAGAGAAAATTTAGAGAATTATGGATTTCCAGAATCAATGCTGCCGTAAGGGAACGTGGCATGTCCTATAGCCGTTTTATCAGTGGATTAGTCAAGGCCAATGTAGATTTAAATCGAAAAATGCTGGCTGAAATGGCGGTAAATGATAAACCTGCCTTTGATAAGTTAGTCGAACAAGTAAAGGCAGCAGCAGGATAA
- the pheS gene encoding phenylalanine--tRNA ligase subunit alpha, which produces MLKKTEKVKRDLQEEIRAVTTLKDAEQLKIKYLGRKGIIQDFMKLIPALPAEQRAEFGQQINALKAEAANFIEEAIGKLSREAIPKVNNEIFDITLPGKLPLTGKKHPLTQTIDDVKEVFARLGFDVVYGPEVELEYYNFEALNIPADHPSRTDFDTFYIKNDILLRSQTSTVQIRVMEKQKPPIRIIAPGKVYRPDTVDARHSFMFHQVEGLLVDEGVSFADLKEVLNQFIKTYFGKDVRMRFRPSFFPFTEPSAEVDISCSLCSGKGCSVCSYSGWVEILGAGMVDPHVFKAVHYDTEKYTGFAFGMGVERITMLKHGISDIRLFYENDIRFLSQF; this is translated from the coding sequence ATGTTAAAAAAAACAGAAAAAGTAAAAAGAGACTTACAAGAAGAAATTCGTGCGGTAACTACATTGAAAGATGCAGAGCAACTCAAGATAAAATATCTTGGAAGAAAAGGTATTATCCAGGATTTCATGAAGCTTATTCCAGCGTTACCGGCAGAGCAACGTGCCGAGTTTGGACAACAAATTAACGCTTTAAAGGCGGAAGCTGCCAATTTTATAGAAGAGGCTATAGGAAAATTATCCCGGGAAGCGATTCCAAAAGTTAACAATGAGATATTTGATATAACCTTGCCGGGGAAATTGCCTCTGACAGGGAAAAAGCATCCACTTACTCAAACAATTGACGATGTCAAAGAAGTATTTGCCCGATTGGGTTTCGATGTAGTTTACGGACCTGAGGTTGAGCTGGAGTATTATAATTTTGAGGCCTTAAATATTCCGGCGGATCATCCCTCCCGAACTGATTTTGATACCTTCTATATTAAAAATGATATTCTTTTAAGAAGCCAGACGTCTACGGTTCAGATTCGTGTTATGGAGAAACAAAAACCGCCGATCCGTATTATTGCCCCTGGTAAAGTATACAGACCTGATACGGTTGATGCCAGGCATTCATTTATGTTTCATCAGGTAGAAGGTCTGCTTGTGGATGAGGGGGTAAGCTTTGCAGACCTGAAGGAAGTACTGAACCAATTTATTAAAACCTATTTTGGCAAGGATGTTCGGATGCGTTTTAGACCATCCTTTTTTCCCTTTACAGAACCGAGTGCAGAGGTAGATATTTCGTGTTCTCTGTGTTCGGGTAAGGGATGCAGTGTTTGTTCTTACAGTGGATGGGTGGAAATACTGGGGGCCGGAATGGTTGATCCTCATGTATTCAAGGCTGTCCATTATGATACTGAAAAATATACGGGTTTTGCGTTTGGGATGGGAGTCGAGAGGATTACCATGCTAAAACACGGTATCTCTGATATCCGCCTTTTCTATGAAAATGATATACGTTTTCTCTCTCAATTTTAG